cgattatacaggatttgaacgacccaagattggttaatgacgtcattgcaacctctccaccaatgaaagacttgcatttatagtaaaatagtgattgatcaaccctgggtcgttcaaatcctgtataatcgaaaacgctattagtttcGTGCGTCGGTAGAGCCGACAATTTCAATGTAACAGTCTTAGAACCAATAACTGAAATCTTTGTATCGTTTAAAGCTTTAAATTGGTTTACTACTGGTTTGTCAAAGTGagcattattatcaataaattttttgtacgtTGACAACCGAACAAAAGAAGCCGGACTACCGGTATCGAGTAAAGCTAACAAATTGcacgtaatattatttaaagaacaaATTTCAACAGTTGAGTTACTTTTCTCAAACCTTCGAGTCGAATTCTTATCGAGGCAGGCTACCGTTGGCAGATCCTCCTTAGATTCTTCGGCTGCTGCTACCGGGGCTGCTGACGCTGATGACGTGAGTGAAGACTGCTCTTTTCGCTTTAGTTTGTAGCAATCCGACTTGATGTGTCCTTTCACTTTGCAGTAATTGCAAACAAGATCCTTTGAACTCTTCGCAAGAAGAGAAGTAGTTTTCTTCGTTAAGTCAGTAGAATCCTTAGTTTTTTCCTTCCTTATTGGAGGAGGCGAGTTCCTTTTGGATGGAGCACCGCAAGAACTAACAAGATGATCCATATCTTCCAGAAATTCTTCTATTGATTCAGATTTCCGCATTGCAGCAATTCCTCTGAGAGACATATTACCAATAccgtttattaataattgaatacgGTCACGAACTGGCAACTGAAGATGATGcatcatttttaacttttgattAGCGTATTCTTGAAAGCTTTCCTTAGGGTAGATCCATTTACGAGCGTCCACTTTCTGCATCGCAACGTGGAAAGGAACCCTTCTTTTGAATCTTCTTACGATGGCTTCTTTAAACGTATTCCATGTTATTCCAGCAAGGTTAGTTTCCAAATCGAACCAATCTCTAGCGTACTTCTGCAACTTGCTAGTACATGCTAACAAAGTGATATTATccgaaattccatgcacacTGGCTGCTAATTCAACCCTACGTACCCAAAGTTCGACATCTTCGTCTTCCGTTCCACTATAGACGGGAATCTGGCTCGCCAACAACGATACCGCTTGAGCAGGAGGTACGTTTGACAGCGATTGATTAGTTGAACTATTCGTTGTACTAAACGGACTTAATGGTATCACAGCAGGTTCAGGATTAATAAAAGAGGTAGATTGACTTCTATTAACATTACCTTGATTGTTATCCATCAATTGAGCAATCATAGCCCCTTGAGCTTTTATTTCCTCATGATATGTCTTCATTTGCTCTTGCTGACATCTTATTTGTTCCAATAAACTAGAAAATGCTGATTGCCAAGCATTATCTGCGGATTGAGCGGAAGTATCTGCGGATTGAGCGGAAGTACTATTTGTTCCACTTTCACTAGATGCGGCTGCATCCCTTAAATCAATCGATTCTCGATTCTCACCACGTGTTTCCTTTGCGGCAAGATCCACTAAGGCGTCGATGCATTTATGATGAGCCTTAAGAGGGGTAAGACCGTATCTCTCCATTAATTTCATGAGGTCCACTAACGAGAGCTTCTCTAATCTCGCACGATCCAACTCCTTTTTGTGATCCATTTCTAATGTGTATCACCTTCACTAATTAGTCGAACGGTCTAAATGTTTAACTCAATAACCGTAACATCGTGTCCAGTTGCACAAGACAAGAGCCAATCAGCACGTGTCGTTCTGGTGACAAACCAATAGAGCGTAGCGTCTAACAAAATGGTTGCCACGATGCAAGCCAATCATCGACGGCGACTCTTATGAGGCCCGAAAATGGCGGTACTAACGCGAACCGACGCGATGACCACGCGGACGCGATAAAGATGGCGGTGGATAAAGGACATTAATTGATCCTTGCTGCACTGTGCACTAATGTGCTCAACACCCTTACAGTTAATGTGCACTAATGTGTCAAATACAACCGTAAACGGTCCAAATCGATCACAGTTGATCACAAATCCAGTCAAACCGATGGTTCGAATCCCACTTCTGATGCTGTAAACTTTAATTACTAAGAAACGATAGTCACTGCACGTAGCAAAACTAATATGTGTCAGGATGGGATCAACGGAGCGGTAggcggaataaaataaatgtccaGAGGCCCTTGTGTGTTGTTGACGCACTTTATTGCGCACCATGTGCCTCGTCTGAGTTCCGGTCTAGAACTGCCTGACTAACTTTTCTCGCATACAGCTCTGTTCGATTCTTTACTTTCGAGATTAGGggtcgatatatatatatcgaccTAACTAAGTATCGAGATGTAGGTCgccatttataaaatacgttCTGGACAACCTTAATCTAGTTTCTTATTCGTGATTGgcttacaacatatttaaaaattatttttaaaataatatttactgtttatatgcattatttacaaaaaaaatataaagaaatttattttttatatttaattgtgaaaacctcaaaaattgtcaagaaattgtaactgaaattcataaatgtaagtactaTTCTagggtaatataaaaagcatcatacacaaatttattatgatacaaacttaaataatgaaattgtaatatatgtttcaacattgcaaatgtgaatatttatatgataaaatttacaaagtgttaacaattttcaaatatttgctaataaaatattattaaaatgtttctgttgaaatcttaaaataattctttaaagctAATATGATGGGGTAcatattagggatcattaaatatgcggcaacattgtgattataaaattttataagtatctataataaaaattaagtataataaatataataagtatacaagtataataataaaatttttataagtatctataataataaaaatacatatatgttgtattaatctgttaattgcgttaaattaattaataatttttttatatttattggcgACTCTTCTTTGATTATCTTCAGCTTTCCTCTTATTATCTACGTgcttgcgatttttttttggcagtattataaaatttaatgcgtACATAAGTTTCTTGGAGAATAAATGCAAGCGAGTGACAAAGTTAGAAACAGTTAGAAAAGGAAGaactttgaaagagagagacagctactgtttgtcgatgagatcattaTGCTCTTctcttccttcatcgcccttcgccatcaagctgtttctagctccacccttacttcatcgtccctcgcccacaaccggttttcctgaggtaaccttctctctatagatcttggatTTTAcccacggtgtaagaatataaggtgatttcacggcaagatctatagagagaaggtt
This window of the Linepithema humile isolate Giens D197 chromosome 1, Lhum_UNIL_v1.0, whole genome shotgun sequence genome carries:
- the LOC136997339 gene encoding uncharacterized protein, with the protein product MDHKKELDRARLEKLSLVDLMKLMERYGLTPLKAHHKCIDALVDLAAKETRDTSAQSADNAWQSAFSSLLEQIRCQQEQMKTYHEEIKAQGAMIAQLMDNNQGNVNRSQSTSFINPEPAVIPLSPFSTTNSSTNQSLSNVPPAQAVSLLASQIPVYSGTEDEDVELWVRRVELAASVHGISDNITLLACTSKLQKYARDWFDLETNLAGITWNTFKEAIVRRFKRRVPFHVAMQKVDARKWIYPKESFQEYANQKLKMMHHLQLPVRDRIQLLINGIGNMSLRGIAAMRKSESIEEFLEDMDHLVSSCGAPSKRNSPPPIRKEKTKDSTDLTKKTTSLLAKSSKDLVCNYCKVKGHIKSDCYKLKRKEQSSLTSSASAAPVAAAEESKEDLPTVACLDKNSTRRFEKSNSTVEICSLNNITCNLLALLDTGSPASFVRLSTYKKFIDNNAHFDKPVVNQFKALNDTKISVIGSKTVTLKLSALPTHETNSVFDYTGFERPRVDQSLFYYKCKSFIGGEVAMTSLTNLGSFKSCIIENAIRLNFIF